gcgcctataatcatagttactcaggagggtgaagcagaagaatctcttgaacccgggaggcagaggttacagtgagccaagatcacgcttctgcactccagcctgggcgacagagcgacactccatctcaaaaaatagtaataataatggggggctgggcagggtggctcacgtctataatcccagcactttgggaggctgagacgagtgaatcacctgaggtcaggagttcaagaccagcctggccaacatggcgaaatcccatctctacaaaaatacaaaaattagccgggcatggtggtgtgtgcctgtaatcccagctacttgaaagctgaggtgggagaattgcttgaatctgggaggcagagttgcagtgagctgagatcgtgccattgcactccagcctgggcgccagagcgaggctccgtctcaaaaaaaaaaaaaaaaatagggtctcagctgggcatagtggctcacgcctgtaatcccagtactttgggaggccaaagtgggccgatcccttgaggtcaggagttcgagaacagcctggccaacatggtgaaaccccatctgtactaaaaacacaaaaattagctggatatgttggcacatgtctgtaatcccagctactcgggaggctgaggcagaagacttggttgaacctgggaggtggaggttacagatcacgccactgcactccagcctggctgatgagtgagactctgtcttaaaaaaataacaataaagaataCATTTGTTATCTGGGATACACTTGTTATAACACTGCAGTGAATACCCTGCCAAAAAAAGGGGGCAGGggaaggtctcactatgttgcccaggctgcccaggctggtcttgaacccctgggctcaagcgaatctcctaccttagtctcccaaagtgctgggattacaggcatgagccaccatgctcagcccagagttttaaataaattttaaagtatgttgTTATCAGCTTTATAGCCAGGTCTAACTCAGTACTAAATGTGtagcagaaaatcagtaaatattGAAGTAGATTACAAGATAatgtgaagttttgtttttttttttttgagatgaagtttcactcttgttcccttggctggagtgcaatggcacaatctcggctccccgaaacctccatctcccaggtccaagcgattgtcctgcctcaccctcccgagtagctggacaggcatgcgccaccacacctagctaatttttattttcagtagagatggggtttctccatgttggtcaggctgatcttgaactcccgacctcagatgatctgcccgccttggcctcccaaagagctgggattacagtcatgagccccTGCACCGGGCTGATATGTGAAGCTTTTAttcactgctgcatccccagTGTGTAGAAGAGTGTCTGGCATATGGGAGACACTTTAGCATTTGTTGACTGAATGTCATTGTTACCACCCTGTTTGGTACTGCCTTGAGCTGGCCAGTGGAACCTGGTGTAACGaaccctcctccctcttctctcttttcatttggCCCATTAGCCTGTCTCCTTCAGATGGAGCCCGTGAACTACGAACGAGTGAGAGAATATAGTCAGAAAGTCCTGGAACGACAGCCTGATAATGCCAAGGCCTTGTATCGGGCCGGAGTGGCCTTTTTCCATCTGCAGGACTATGACCAGGCCCGCCACTACCTCCTGGCTGCCGTCAATAGGCAGCCTAAAGGTAAGGGAGAAGGGCTTTGAAATGGTAAAGACAAAATTGTCTTGCTAGGGTGGATCTGTGGAAAggggattttattttactttgccaatgtattattttcaataagTAATACATTCACATGGTTGAGAATTCAAACTGAAAAAGTATACGATGAAcagacctttttcttttttttttttttttttttttgagacggagtctcgctctgtcgcccaggctggagtgcagtggccagatctcagctcactgcaagctccgccccccgggttcccgccattctcctgcctcagcctcccgagtagctgggaccacaggcgccgccacctcgcccggctaattttttgtgtttttagtagagacggggtttcgccgtgttagccaggatggtctcgatctcctgaccttgtgatccgcctgtctcggcctcccaaagtgctgggattacaggcttgagccaccgcgcccggccgaacagACCTTTTTCTACTCTTATGTTCTTGTCTCCACAGAAAAGCAGTATTATTGGTTTCATGTGTAGGGGGTTGATGCTTAATCAGGCACACACAATATATATGTCGGTATGtctgtttcat
The genomic region above belongs to Papio anubis isolate 15944 chromosome 12, Panubis1.0, whole genome shotgun sequence and contains:
- the TTC9C gene encoding tetratricopeptide repeat protein 9C isoform X2, which produces MEPVNYERVREYSQKVLERQPDNAKALYRAGVAFFHLQDYDQARHYLLAAVNRQPKDANVRRYLQLTQSELSSYHRKEKQLYLGMFG